The following are from one region of the Cystobacter ferrugineus genome:
- a CDS encoding DUF3500 domain-containing protein, protein MDRFKFAVVMGLAVGLGVLGCHEDETPADPQPVDCSGATSHSEKVVCAANAFMATLSDSEREALLHDWSDSAAKTVWSNLPGVTRNGLALGDLDEDSRAAALAVAEQVMSAEGYEELKAILAADDYLGTQGGGGGGGGGPPDGGGGPPGGGRPDGGGGPPPGGGFPGGGGGGGYSSDNYSIAFIGTPSVTGDWMLQLGGHHLAINVTYRNGVASPTPNFIGVEPQTWTSGGITYSPLTDERIAVFGIFDSFTEAQKASARITNNGQPVVYGDVTVGPDNGSGVYPTDYPTGADRVGVLVSSLPAEQQALVTAAISAWVKDYSPGISEALLAEYTSAAAYADTYVAWAGDQLDPNVNGSYVRIDGPRVWIEFACQTGVVFRDQIHFHTILRDKTMDYGQGL, encoded by the coding sequence ATGGACCGTTTCAAGTTCGCGGTGGTGATGGGCCTGGCGGTGGGGCTGGGCGTGCTGGGCTGTCACGAGGACGAGACGCCAGCGGACCCCCAGCCCGTGGATTGCTCGGGTGCCACGAGCCACTCCGAGAAGGTTGTCTGCGCGGCCAACGCCTTCATGGCCACGCTGTCGGACTCCGAGCGCGAGGCCCTGCTCCATGACTGGAGCGATTCGGCCGCGAAGACCGTGTGGTCGAACCTTCCTGGTGTGACGCGCAATGGTCTGGCGCTCGGTGACTTGGATGAGGACAGCCGCGCGGCGGCCCTCGCGGTCGCCGAACAGGTGATGAGCGCCGAGGGTTACGAGGAACTGAAGGCCATCCTCGCGGCGGACGACTACCTCGGGACCCAGGGCGGCGGAGGAGGTGGTGGGGGAGGGCCCCCCGACGGCGGTGGAGGTCCTCCCGGGGGCGGCCGGCCCGATGGGGGCGGGGGTCCTCCTCCGGGTGGCGGTTTTCCGGGGGGCGGTGGCGGTGGCGGCTACTCCTCGGACAACTACTCCATCGCCTTCATCGGAACGCCCTCCGTGACGGGCGACTGGATGCTGCAACTGGGTGGTCACCACCTGGCCATCAACGTGACGTATCGCAACGGCGTCGCGAGCCCGACCCCCAACTTCATCGGCGTCGAGCCGCAGACGTGGACGAGCGGAGGCATCACCTATTCCCCGCTGACGGACGAGCGCATCGCGGTGTTCGGCATCTTCGACTCCTTCACCGAGGCGCAGAAGGCCAGCGCCCGGATCACCAACAATGGGCAGCCCGTGGTGTACGGGGATGTCACGGTCGGCCCGGACAACGGAAGTGGCGTGTACCCGACGGACTACCCGACGGGGGCGGACCGCGTGGGCGTCCTCGTCTCGAGCCTCCCGGCGGAGCAGCAGGCGCTCGTGACGGCCGCCATCTCGGCCTGGGTGAAGGACTACAGCCCGGGCATCTCCGAGGCCCTGCTGGCCGAGTACACCTCGGCCGCGGCGTACGCCGACACCTACGTGGCCTGGGCGGGTGACCAGCTCGACCCGAACGTGAATGGCAGCTACGTGCGCATCGATGGTCCCCGGGTGTGGATCGAGTTCGCGTGCCAGACGGGCGTGGTCTTCCGCGACCAGATCCACTTCCACACCATCCTGCGCGACAAGACGATGGACTACGGCCAAGGCCTCTGA